One Oryza brachyantha chromosome 3, ObraRS2, whole genome shotgun sequence DNA segment encodes these proteins:
- the LOC102712236 gene encoding glycine-rich protein 5-like has protein sequence MQSCMATSTSCSLFISVLLACCFLLVPLSHARLLADKNTLIGSKAFSIKGGIGGGGGQGFGVSISHGGHDTSIGIGGGFGGGAGTTRGGGASVGGGAGAGVGIDVGHGGVDVGIGGGGGAAANGGGVHVGGGGGGGVGVHIGRGGVSISAGGGGGGGGGENAGSSGGGFGGGSGVGRSGNAVGGGGGSGSAIGSSGNGNGGGNVVGSSSVVTEGGSVIGGGQG, from the coding sequence ATGCAGTCCTGCATGGCTACTTCCACATCTTGCAGCCTGTTCATCTCAGTTTTACTAGCGTGCTGCTTCTTACTTGTTCCGCTTTCTCATGCGCGACTCCTTGCTGACAAAAATACCCTCATTGGTAGCAAGGCCTTCTCCATCAAAGGTGGCatcggcggaggaggtgggcaGGGCTTTGGTGTGAGTATTAGCCATGGAGGGCATGACACATCAATTGGTATAGGTGGTGGGTTTGGAGGCGGAGCCGGCACTACACGTGGTGGCGGCGCAAGCGTGGGTGGTGGAGCGGGTGCAGGCGTTGGCATAGATGTGGGTCACGGTGGGGTGGATGTTGGGATtggcgggggaggaggtgcCGCGGCTAATGGTGGTGGTGTGCATGTAGGAGGTGGAgggggtggtggtgttggTGTCCATATAGGCCGTGGTGGAGTTAGTATAAGCgcagggggcggcggcggcggcggtggtggtgaaaATGCGGGAAGTAGCGGAGGTGGATTTGGTGGAGGCAGTGGAGTTGGTCGTTCTGGGAATGCAGTGGGAGGTGGTGGGGGTTCTGGTAGTGCAATTGGCAGTAGCGGAAACGGAAATGGAGGAGGTAACGTGGTTGGATCATCAAGTGTTGTAACAGAAGGTGGCTCTGTAATTGGTGGTGGACAGGGTTGA